The Impatiens glandulifera chromosome 8, dImpGla2.1, whole genome shotgun sequence genome includes a window with the following:
- the LOC124913250 gene encoding uncharacterized protein LOC124913250, whose product MPSRTLGNFLSIDFNSCMEDGSPDQKLIFHSLTETGLQPFLEEAGPILLEDVKAFFRSACIRGKYIVSTIRDHTFWIDEAEFASLFDLPSEGFSDFPTIQDLAGFETAQYLSATPFPVEHFGPKTQLASHERCLIRSKQFLERTQPASSSTGGQKKKTAEKAAPAKAKAEGKGKEKITFSEPPQQTGDEEWASEQTDTEKTEDDRTVNEDDHSAQSPNDAKPNTNPETTEGGEEADKEVDDEGGNTEREEAEEAEADRISRKLLQGVRRRAESVEDLYLEWHEHRFGTPYREILPGHTDEQCIRRLEEVEDLMMDITNSNTLQEVQHRTCLLLPKVQLRKLKTRIRNITEELSTMETVDTVAPRIDRFPVNCPTPPRENAALIESSEKADSNLTEQSPPPQPEVPVSDFTKEWERYNRIVDSALKFADVTRNLLDSNQERFSELGEGLREEAVQRDKCVQRTAILEEVTSDLKKDFDRLEKDTDQRLTAMSADLVGTTLDRVSKLEKTNVNLVAELKALSEQMAEILRVKVNADAAAIAADAETTKRIQDALDAEAGKDKEAPRSSQLTDAEEEAARIKRGEVLFPGFAKREAALAAEDAERLERQKRKLDEFAAENKKKKATASASAPKKRRKEAPKKVKIAELLSEVSEPVIPSASQQADQVEDEVEEQLRQSDSRQ is encoded by the exons atgccgagccgaactttgggtAACTTCTTAAGCATTGACTTCAACTCTTGCATGGAAGATGGAAGTCCTGATCAAAAGCTCATATTTCACTCTCTCACTGAAACTGGTCTTCAACCTTTTCTTGAAGAAGCCGGTCCAATCCTCCTGGaagatgtcaaggccttctttcgaagcgcctgcatcaggggaaagTATATCGTCTCTACCATCAGAGACCACACATTCTGGATCGATGAAGCAGAATTTGCTTCACTATTCGATCTACCTTCTGAAGGATTCTCTGATTTCCCAACTATAcaggaccttgcgggatttgaaaccgcccAATACCTATCGGCCACCCCTTTtccggtggaacactttggGCCTAAAACCCagcttgctagtcacg AGCGATGCCTCATCAGATCAAAGCAATTCCTTGAAAGGACTCAGCCGGCCTCCAGCTCCACAGGTggccaaaagaagaaaacagCCGAGAAAGCTGCCCCAGCCAAAGCAAAGGCCGAAGGCAAAGGCAAAGAAAAGATAACTTTCTCAGAACCACCGCAGCAAACAggagatgaggagtgggcctctgAGCAAACCGACACAGAGAAGACCgaggatgatagaacggtcaatgaaGACGATCATTCGGCCCAGAGCCCCAATGATGCCAAACCAAACACCAACCCTGAAACCACCGAGGGTGGAGAAGAGGCTGATAAAGAAGTCGATGATGAAGGCGGCAACACagagagggaggaggccgaagaagcagaggccgataggatatCAAGGAAACTCCTTCAAGGCGTTAGAAGAAGAGCCGAGTCGGTTGAAGACCTATACCTGgagtggcacgagcaccggtttgGTACACCGTATagagaaatcctaccgggccacacagaCGAGCAATGCATCCGCAGActggaggaagtggaggacctgATGATGGACATTACAAACTCCAACACTCTTCAAGAGGTACAACACCGAACTTGTCTCTTGTTACCGAAGGtccaacttcggaaactaaaAACACGTATCCGGAACATTACGGAGGAGCTCAGCACGATGGAAACGGTGGACACCGTGGCGCCGCGG ATCGACAGGTTTCCGGTCAACTGTCCAACTCCTCCAAGGGAGAATGCGGCATTGATAGAATCAAGTGAAAAAGCCGATTCCAATCTCACCGAGCAATCACCTCCCCCACAACCGGAAGTCCCCGTTTCAGACTTcactaaagaatgg GAAAGATACAACAGAATAGTTGATTCGGCCCTCAAATTTGCCGATGTCACAAGGAATCTACTGGATAGTAATCAAGAACGGTTCTCAGAACTCGGCGAAGGTCTGCGGGAAGAGGCGGTTCAGCGCGATAAATGTGTTCAGCGAACTGCAATTCTGGAGGAAGTGACCTCCGATTTAAAGAAAGATTTCGACCGGCTTGAGAAAGATACAGATCAACGGTTGACTGCGATGAGTGCTGATCTGGTCGGCACGACACTTGACCGGGTCTCCAAACTCGAGAAGACGAATGTGAATCTCGTGGCCGAACTGAAAGCACTTTCCGAACaaatggccgaaattctaaggGTGAAGgtgaacgcggacgccgcggctataGCGGCCGATGCTGAAACGACTAAAAGgatccaggatgcgctggatgccgaagcaggcaaagataaagaggcaccgCGCTCATCTCAACTTACCGATGCGGAAGAGGAAGCCGCGCGAATTAAAAGAGGAGAGGTCCTGTTCCCAGGATTCGCTAAAAGAGAAGCCGCTCTAGCAGCGGAAGATGCTGAGCGGTTGGAAAGGCAAAAACGGAAGCTGGATGAATTCGCAGCcgaaaataagaagaaaaaggcgACCGCATCCGCCTCAGCGCCGAAAAAGCGAAGGAAggaggcccctaagaaagttAAAATAGCCGAGCTGCTCAGTGaggtctctgaaccggtcatccCGAGTGCATCGCAGCAGGCCGACCAAGTCGAAGatgaagtcgaagaacaactgcg CCAATCAGactcaaggcagtga